The following proteins are encoded in a genomic region of Vulpes vulpes isolate BD-2025 chromosome X, VulVul3, whole genome shotgun sequence:
- the P2RY8 gene encoding S-geranylgeranyl-glutathione receptor P2RY8 — MDMNVSGPDNATILMLRDPVIAVALPVVYSLVAVVSIPGNLFSLWVLCRHIGPKSPSVVFMINLSVTDLMLASVLPFQIYYHRNGNHWVFGEVLCNVVTVVFYANMYSSILTMTCISVERFLGVVYPLASAPWRRRRYAVAACAAAWLLLLVALSPLARTDLTYAVEELGIVTCFDVLKSTMLPSVAMWAIFLFTLFIVLFFIPFVVTVACYTATILTLLRASDPQGRGQRRRAVSLAFVVLLAFVTCFAPNNFVLLVHMVSRLFLGRSYYHVYKLTLCLSCVNNCLDPFVYYFASREFQLRLRRYLGYGPLPATCRDAGRDSLFSPRTLSARSMSSGHGDGLEGPGRPALRRQESVF; from the coding sequence ATGGACATGAACGTGTCGGGGCCGGACAACGCCACCATCCTGATGCTGCGCGACCCCGTCATCGCGGTGGCCCTGCCCGTGGTGTACTCGCTGGTGGCGGTGGTGAGCATCCCGGGCAACCTGTTCTCGCTGTGGGTGCTGTGCCGGCACATCGGGCCCAAGTCGCCGTCCGTGGTGTTCATGATCAACCTGAGCGTCACGGACCTGATGCTGGCCAGCGTGCTGCCCTTCCAGATCTACTACCACCGCAACGGCAACCACTGGGTGTTCGGCGAGGTGCTGTGCAACGTGGTCACCGTGGTCTTCTACGCCAACATGTACTCGTCCATCCTCACCATGACGTGCATCAGCGTGGAGCGCTTCCTGGGCGTCGTGTACCCGCTGGCCTCCGCGCCCTGGCGCCGCCGCCGCTACGCCGTGGCCGCCTGCGCCGCCGCGTGGCTGCTGCTCCTGGTCGCGCTGTCCCCGCTGGCGCGCACCGACCTCACCTACGCCGTGGAGGAGCTGGGCATCGTCACCTGCTTCGACGTGCTCAAGTCCACCATGCTGCCCAGCGTGGCCATGTGGGCCATCTTCCTCTTCACGCTCTTCATCGTGCTCTTCTTCATCCCCTTCGTGGTCACCGTGGCCTGCTACACGGCCACCATCCTGACGCTGCTGCGCGCCTCCGACCCGCAGGGCCGCGGCCAGCGCCGCCGCGCCGTCAGCCTGGCCTTCGTGGTGCTGCTGGCCTTCGTCACCTGCTTCGCGCCCAACAACTTCGTGCTGCTGGTGCACATGGTCAGCCGCCTCTTCCTGGGCCGCAGCTACTACCACGTGTACAAGCTCACGCTGTGCCTCAGCTGCGTCAACAACTGCCTGGACCCCTTCGTGTATTACTTCGCCTCCCGCGAGTTCCAGCTGCGCCTGCGGCGCTACCTGGGCTACGGGCCGCTGCCGGCCACCTGCCGGGACGCGGGCCGCGACAGCCTGTTCTCGCCGCGGACGCTGTCGGCGCGCTCCATGTCCAGCGGCCACGGCGACGGGCTGGAGGGTCCGGGCCGGCCGGCCCTCAGGAGGCAGGAGAGCGTGTTCTga